A genome region from Anopheles stephensi strain Indian chromosome 2, UCI_ANSTEP_V1.0, whole genome shotgun sequence includes the following:
- the LOC118502439 gene encoding uncharacterized protein LOC118502439, with the protein MVRLYAVLLLLGVTLLAPQSRCETRKYFHSRYSSSFSSASRSSGGAYLKTVPLRLLSCLEHVSLIDCGKLYLLQNMESRAYRFANTGNITHDVQQVLLPSYRSTDNKLFSDQLLALNDSVVNDRLARGLRLLFNERIIDLQLVPGVAVRLTPSDTNQLEFSVRKGIMAVEPDVAGGRDKAKKGIRTVLQLSVPLVLLPSMLLAGVLPMILPVLKFATIFSSIVNHAALAAAIMYLAKQHAAEQESKQTVYFNAGYN; encoded by the coding sequence aTGGTCCGATTGTACGCTGTTCTGTTGCTGCTTGGAGTTACACTTTTGGCGCCACAATCGCGCTGCGAAACGCGCAAATACTTCCACAGCcgatattcgagcagtttctcGAGCGCGAGCCGTTCGAGCGGTGGCGCCTACCTAAAGACGGTACCGTTGCGATTGCTGAGCTGCCTCGAGCACGTTTCGCTCATTGACTGTGGCAAGCTGTACCTGTTGCAGAATATGGAATCGCGGGCGTACCGTTTCGCCAACACCGGCAACATCACGCACGACGTGCAGCAGGTGCTACTGCCCAGCTACCGGAGCACGGACAATAAACTGTTCAGCGATCAGCTGCTCGCGCTGAACGATAGTGTTGTGAACGATCGGCTAGCACGCGGTTTGCGGTTGCTGTTTAACGAGCGCATCATCGATCTGCAGCTAGTGCCGGGTGTGGCGGTACGGCTCACGCCCAGTGACACGAACCAGCTCGAGTTCTCCGTGCGCAAGGGTATTATGGCCGTCGAGCCGGACGTTGCCGGAGGACGCGATAAGGCAAAGAAAGGCATCCGGACGGTGTTGCAGCTGAGTGTGCCGCTTGTACTGTTGCCCTCGATGCTGTTGGCCGGCGTGTTACCGATGATACTGCCCGTGCTCAAGTTTGCCACCATCTTCTCCAGCATTGTGAACCACGCGGCCCTTGCGGCAGCCATCATGTATCTGGCGAAACAGCATGCCGCCGAACAGGAAAGTAAACAAACGGTGTACTTTAACGCTGGTTACAATTAG